The following are encoded in a window of Pseudomonadota bacterium genomic DNA:
- a CDS encoding alkaline phosphatase — MTVIFSIAAKKCRVRLWFSACLCLVAASTASADAPRNLILMIPDGLGPAAVTLARSYWGELVMDQILVGSASVSSTDYRIPDSGAAATAIATGVNTLNRAIAVDGEGQPLLTLIESAEKNGMRTGLVVSSPIQHATPAAFTAHVDHRDKYRQIASQQLELGVDLLLGGGARYLAAGPVTDEDIADNDLATAMPLPEQPDMLWYPDLYRKAKAAGYQLITTRAELAQAKLPVLGVFASNWLTPTLDRLHGDATDQPDLAEMTRFALDRLADADQGFVLLIEGSSIDSAGHYYDPGWLVHDIREFDRALSVALNFARQREDTLLVALADHETGGLTLGRMLRDEQIGEKNYSRDWDLDILRQQKATVMAMLTLIKNGGDPVAVFVEKTGIETIYPNQKKSLLAIPAMDLEDEDIEEDAMRVIGAILSSHVKVDWSTRFHTAVDIGVYAFGPGAERFAGYHPNWQIGRMLAELMDLPVAGTNSKRE; from the coding sequence ATGACTGTCATTTTTTCCATAGCAGCCAAAAAGTGTCGGGTCCGGCTTTGGTTTTCTGCCTGCCTTTGCCTGGTTGCCGCCAGTACGGCATCTGCCGATGCACCCAGGAACCTGATTTTGATGATACCGGACGGGTTGGGCCCCGCAGCCGTTACGCTTGCGAGATCGTACTGGGGCGAGTTGGTCATGGACCAGATTTTGGTCGGCAGCGCGAGCGTCTCCTCGACCGATTATCGCATTCCTGACTCCGGCGCGGCAGCCACGGCGATTGCCACTGGCGTCAATACGCTTAATCGCGCCATCGCGGTTGATGGCGAAGGACAGCCGTTGCTGACGCTGATCGAATCGGCGGAAAAAAATGGCATGCGGACCGGCCTCGTGGTCAGCAGCCCGATTCAGCATGCGACGCCGGCCGCGTTTACCGCGCACGTAGATCATCGTGACAAGTACCGGCAGATTGCATCGCAACAACTGGAATTGGGTGTCGATCTGTTACTCGGCGGCGGCGCGAGATATCTTGCGGCCGGGCCGGTGACCGATGAGGACATTGCAGACAATGACCTGGCGACCGCGATGCCGTTGCCCGAGCAGCCGGATATGCTGTGGTATCCCGATCTGTACCGGAAAGCGAAGGCAGCAGGCTACCAGCTCATTACGACTCGAGCGGAACTTGCGCAGGCAAAGTTGCCGGTACTCGGCGTCTTTGCGAGCAACTGGCTGACCCCGACGCTCGACCGGCTTCATGGTGATGCGACCGATCAGCCGGACCTGGCGGAAATGACGCGCTTTGCGCTGGACCGGCTGGCTGATGCCGATCAAGGATTCGTCTTACTCATCGAAGGCAGCTCGATCGATAGTGCGGGACACTATTATGATCCAGGCTGGCTGGTTCACGATATCCGTGAGTTTGACCGGGCGCTGTCGGTCGCGCTGAATTTTGCCAGGCAACGAGAGGATACGCTGCTGGTCGCATTGGCCGATCATGAAACCGGTGGTCTGACTCTGGGCCGCATGCTTCGTGACGAGCAGATCGGGGAGAAAAATTACTCGCGTGATTGGGATCTCGATATTTTAAGACAACAGAAGGCAACGGTCATGGCTATGCTGACCCTGATCAAAAATGGCGGCGACCCGGTCGCCGTGTTTGTCGAGAAAACCGGAATCGAGACCATTTACCCGAATCAGAAAAAAAGTCTGCTGGCGATTCCCGCTATGGATCTCGAAGACGAGGATATCGAGGAAGACGCGATGCGGGTGATCGGCGCGATACTTAGCAGCCATGTCAAAGTAGACTGGAGCACACGCTTCCATACGGCTGTCGATATAGGGGTCTATGCTTTTGGGCCCGGAGCGGAGCGCTTTGCTGGTTACCATCCGAACTGGCAGATCGGTCGCATGCTTGCCGAACTCATGGATCTGCCGGTAGCTGGCACGAACTCCAAGCGTGAGTAA
- a CDS encoding OsmC family protein, translating into MQGFPHRYPVSASAKKDGLVLLDSPGAAQLASAPPIEFDGPGDQWSPESLLTASVADCVILTFRAIARASKLEWNEIEMQVDGTLDRVDRVTRFTHFDIQARLRIPAGTDADKAKLLLEKAEKNCLVSNSLNAEKSMAVSVEIG; encoded by the coding sequence ATGCAGGGATTTCCTCACCGTTACCCGGTCAGTGCAAGTGCAAAGAAGGACGGACTGGTTTTGCTTGATTCACCCGGGGCGGCGCAACTCGCTTCGGCGCCGCCGATCGAGTTCGATGGTCCGGGCGACCAATGGTCCCCCGAATCGTTACTCACCGCGTCGGTGGCCGATTGTGTAATCCTGACCTTCAGGGCCATCGCAAGAGCCTCGAAGCTGGAATGGAACGAAATCGAAATGCAAGTCGACGGAACGCTCGATCGGGTCGATCGGGTTACCCGGTTTACTCATTTTGATATCCAGGCACGTCTGCGTATTCCAGCAGGGACAGATGCCGACAAGGCGAAGCTATTGCTGGAAAAAGCCGAGAAAAACTGCCTGGTCAGCAACTCCCTGAATGCGGAAAAGTCCATGGCGGTTAGCGTGGAAATCGGCTGA
- the arfB gene encoding aminoacyl-tRNA hydrolase: MLTVNENIQIADSEIEFTAIRAQGAGGQNVNKVSSAVHLRFDIRRSSLSDVVKETLLRFQDKRINKEGVVVIKAQQHRRQEQNREAALDRLRDLIRSATAIKKKRKKTRPGRNARKKRVDDKTRRGKTKTLRARVTPRDQ, from the coding sequence ATGCTGACAGTCAACGAGAATATCCAGATAGCGGACAGCGAGATCGAATTTACCGCGATTCGCGCACAGGGTGCCGGCGGCCAGAATGTCAACAAAGTTTCGAGCGCGGTTCATCTGCGTTTCGATATCCGGCGCTCATCGCTGAGCGATGTAGTGAAGGAAACGTTGTTGCGCTTTCAGGACAAGCGCATCAACAAAGAAGGCGTCGTGGTGATCAAGGCGCAACAGCATCGCCGCCAGGAACAAAATCGCGAAGCAGCGCTGGACCGGTTGCGGGACCTGATCCGCAGTGCAACCGCCATCAAGAAAAAGCGCAAGAAAACGCGACCTGGCAGGAATGCGAGAAAAAAACGTGTGGACGACAAAACACGACGTGGAAAAACCAAGACCCTGCGCGCCAGGGTGACGCCCCGCGACCAGTAA
- a CDS encoding GFA family protein: MSDVINGSCLCGKVKFELRGPFKSFFVCHCSRCRKATGSAHASNIFTTPDNLSWTEGEDLIRDFKLDSAKSFGRNFCAECGSPVPRLSTERNIVVIPAGTLDDDPGIHPDNIIFWDNRAHWYDDMSSAPHFAKYPDK; encoded by the coding sequence ATGAGCGATGTCATTAACGGCAGCTGTCTTTGCGGAAAAGTAAAATTTGAATTACGCGGCCCATTCAAATCCTTTTTTGTCTGCCACTGTTCAAGATGCCGGAAAGCCACGGGCTCGGCGCATGCCAGCAATATTTTCACGACACCGGATAATTTGAGCTGGACCGAGGGTGAAGACCTGATACGCGATTTCAAACTGGATTCCGCCAAAAGTTTTGGCCGGAATTTCTGCGCTGAATGTGGATCGCCGGTGCCCAGGTTATCCACAGAAAGGAATATTGTCGTTATTCCGGCGGGCACGCTGGACGACGATCCAGGCATACACCCCGACAACATCATTTTCTGGGACAACCGGGCGCATTGGTATGACGACATGTCGTCCGCACCGCACTTTGCGAAATACCCTGACAAATAG
- a CDS encoding SlyX family protein: MADNRIDSVETKIAYLEDTLQTLNDIVSSQQKDIEELRVSCKYLVDRQKGLAEMIEGDADRDERPPHY, from the coding sequence ATGGCCGATAATCGAATCGACTCTGTCGAAACAAAAATCGCCTACCTGGAAGACACACTGCAAACTTTGAACGACATCGTAAGCAGCCAGCAAAAGGACATCGAAGAACTGCGCGTTAGTTGCAAATACCTTGTTGACCGGCAGAAGGGATTGGCGGAAATGATCGAAGGTGACGCCGATCGGGATGAGCGGCCGCCGCATTATTGA
- a CDS encoding amidohydrolase family protein: MNTRHSKIHRIARATWLLPLLLIASCASVAQSAGNSGFVIANARVFDGTRVLDGFHVVVRDRLISEISDSSELPGGLEIIDAGGMTLMPGMIDTHTHTSSVTQLQTALRFGVTTNLDQMTWPGVFPVLKMAAETRDDVADFLSTDMLATPPGGHGTEYDIVIPTVDGPLQADAFVAERLANGADYQKIVLNGARAMNGMPTMSAATTRALVEAAHKRNLKVVAHIETPDDVRTVIDAGADGLAHIWRTSGAEPELSKLLAEHGMFVTATLSVPDGFVMGSARALIAKDPAVTPYLDDEMIANLTAGNENQNLENLDQFLDAVRGLHDAGVMLVAGTDPPNAGVMHGISMHRELELLVQAGLSPVEALSAATANAADAFALADRGRIAVGLLADLVLIDGNPTRDITDSRQIARVWRNGVEFDRSLPASLAAIADGDHRSEASRARNHYRHPVETLEFIGIKPDMTIVEISPGGGGWYTEILAPYLKDNGKLYAASFDPDSESNYFRSNAEKFNAKLAADPGSYSKVEVTVFDPPLLLAIAPPGSADMVLTFRNVHNWMREGVAPEALAGMYAALKPGGILGVVAHRADPGNEQDPKVVSGYVRQDYVIKLAESAGFEFVESGEINANPNDSRDHPEGVWTLPPSLRLKDVDRDKYLAIGESDRMTLKFRKPD; encoded by the coding sequence GTGAATACGAGACACAGCAAAATCCATCGCATCGCGCGTGCCACCTGGTTACTGCCCCTGTTATTGATTGCGAGCTGCGCCAGCGTGGCGCAAAGCGCCGGCAACAGCGGTTTTGTCATTGCCAACGCCCGGGTCTTCGATGGCACCCGGGTACTGGACGGATTTCATGTGGTGGTCCGCGACCGGCTGATCTCGGAAATCAGCGATAGCAGTGAACTCCCCGGGGGGCTGGAAATCATCGATGCCGGCGGCATGACCTTGATGCCGGGCATGATCGATACCCATACCCACACCTCATCCGTGACCCAGCTACAGACCGCGTTGCGATTCGGGGTAACGACCAACCTCGACCAGATGACCTGGCCGGGGGTTTTCCCCGTTCTGAAAATGGCTGCGGAAACTCGCGACGATGTTGCCGACTTCCTGTCCACCGATATGCTGGCAACTCCGCCGGGCGGCCACGGCACCGAATACGACATTGTTATTCCCACTGTAGACGGTCCACTACAGGCGGACGCTTTCGTCGCCGAACGGCTTGCCAATGGCGCCGATTACCAGAAAATCGTGCTAAACGGCGCGCGGGCAATGAACGGCATGCCAACCATGAGCGCCGCTACCACGCGGGCGCTGGTCGAGGCCGCACATAAGCGAAACTTGAAAGTTGTCGCCCACATCGAAACGCCCGATGACGTCAGAACAGTCATTGACGCGGGCGCGGACGGATTGGCGCATATCTGGCGTACATCGGGCGCCGAGCCTGAATTGTCGAAATTACTGGCGGAACACGGCATGTTTGTCACCGCAACACTGTCCGTTCCGGATGGCTTTGTCATGGGAAGTGCGCGCGCCCTGATTGCGAAAGACCCGGCAGTGACGCCATATCTTGACGATGAAATGATCGCCAATCTGACGGCTGGCAATGAAAATCAAAATCTCGAAAATCTGGATCAGTTTCTCGATGCGGTTCGCGGGCTGCACGACGCCGGTGTCATGCTGGTGGCCGGTACCGATCCTCCCAATGCGGGCGTCATGCATGGAATCAGCATGCACCGTGAATTGGAACTGCTGGTCCAGGCGGGTCTGAGTCCCGTCGAAGCCCTGTCGGCGGCGACAGCCAACGCGGCCGATGCGTTTGCCCTTGCCGACCGCGGGCGGATTGCGGTGGGGCTGCTCGCCGACCTGGTATTGATCGACGGCAATCCGACCCGCGATATTACCGACTCCCGCCAGATTGCCAGGGTCTGGCGCAACGGCGTCGAATTTGACCGTTCGCTGCCGGCAAGCCTGGCCGCAATCGCCGATGGCGATCACCGCAGCGAAGCTTCCAGGGCGCGCAATCATTACCGGCATCCGGTCGAAACGCTGGAATTTATTGGCATCAAACCGGACATGACGATCGTTGAAATTTCGCCTGGCGGGGGCGGCTGGTACACCGAGATCCTTGCACCCTATCTGAAGGACAACGGCAAGTTATACGCGGCAAGCTTCGACCCCGATTCCGAAAGCAATTATTTCAGGTCGAATGCGGAAAAGTTTAATGCCAAACTGGCGGCCGACCCCGGCAGTTATTCTAAAGTCGAAGTCACGGTTTTCGACCCGCCATTGTTGCTCGCTATCGCCCCGCCGGGTTCCGCCGATATGGTTTTGACCTTTAGAAACGTCCATAACTGGATGAGAGAAGGTGTTGCCCCTGAAGCGCTCGCCGGCATGTATGCCGCATTGAAGCCGGGCGGCATCCTGGGCGTCGTAGCGCACCGTGCCGACCCTGGAAACGAGCAGGACCCGAAAGTTGTTTCCGGTTATGTTCGCCAGGACTACGTCATAAAACTCGCGGAATCGGCAGGTTTCGAATTCGTTGAAAGCGGCGAGATCAATGCCAACCCGAATGACAGCAGGGATCATCCGGAAGGGGTGTGGACGCTGCCTCCTTCACTGCGTTTGAAAGACGTCGATCGGGATAAATATCTCGCGATTGGCGAAAGCGACCGCATGACGCTGAAATTCAGGAAACCGGATTGA
- a CDS encoding helix-turn-helix transcriptional regulator: MRNKVRELRSAMNWTQADLAKALDVSRQTVNAIEREKYDPSLPLAFRIATLFDKRAEDVFIAD, encoded by the coding sequence GTGAGAAACAAGGTCAGGGAGTTGCGCTCTGCGATGAACTGGACCCAGGCCGATCTGGCAAAGGCGCTCGATGTGTCACGCCAGACCGTCAATGCAATCGAAAGGGAGAAGTACGATCCCAGCCTGCCGCTGGCTTTTCGTATTGCGACGTTGTTTGACAAGCGCGCGGAGGACGTCTTTATCGCTGATTGA
- a CDS encoding Arc family DNA binding domain-containing protein encodes MSKRKAFALRVDERILAATQAWANDDLRSLNAQIEFVLREALRKAGRLPGKRQNSG; translated from the coding sequence ATGAGTAAACGCAAAGCGTTCGCGCTTCGAGTCGATGAACGAATCCTGGCCGCAACCCAGGCCTGGGCAAATGACGATCTGCGCAGTCTCAATGCGCAGATCGAATTTGTCTTGCGCGAAGCGCTGCGAAAAGCCGGCCGCCTGCCCGGGAAGCGTCAAAATTCCGGGTAG
- a CDS encoding SPFH domain-containing protein: MITEIVKKVPSGYPMIGLILAAQLLFGYLLVNAIGRGSIGQGVALIIVSLATFILWFGFFMVHPNEAKVLQLFGKYVGTSREPGLRWASPFYNKTAVSTRVRNFESSQLKVNDSRGSPIEIAAVVVWKVFDTAEAIFEVDDYKEFVHIQSESALRNLSTTYPYEPHEGEGTALRSHPAVIADALRDEIQARLEKAGVNVIEARISHLAYAPEIANAMLRRQQASAIIAARTQIVRGAVGMVRMALEQLSEEKIVDLDEERKAAMVSNLLIVLCGEENAQPVLNTGSLYT, translated from the coding sequence ATGATTACGGAAATTGTCAAAAAAGTCCCTTCCGGATACCCGATGATCGGGCTGATACTGGCGGCGCAATTGCTGTTCGGTTACCTGCTTGTGAATGCCATCGGCAGAGGCTCGATCGGCCAGGGCGTGGCCCTGATAATAGTCTCACTGGCGACCTTCATTCTGTGGTTCGGCTTTTTCATGGTCCACCCGAACGAAGCGAAGGTCCTGCAGTTATTCGGCAAATATGTCGGCACCAGCCGCGAGCCTGGCCTGCGCTGGGCCAGCCCTTTTTATAACAAGACCGCCGTTTCGACGCGGGTGCGGAATTTTGAAAGCAGCCAGCTCAAGGTCAACGATTCGCGAGGCAGCCCCATCGAGATCGCGGCCGTCGTCGTCTGGAAAGTATTCGATACGGCCGAGGCTATCTTCGAAGTCGATGACTACAAGGAGTTCGTTCATATTCAAAGCGAATCCGCGTTGAGAAACCTGTCGACGACCTATCCTTACGAGCCCCACGAAGGTGAAGGCACGGCACTGCGCAGCCACCCGGCGGTAATCGCCGATGCCTTGCGCGATGAAATCCAGGCACGCTTGGAAAAAGCCGGCGTCAACGTGATCGAGGCGAGAATCAGCCACCTGGCCTATGCACCGGAGATCGCCAATGCCATGTTACGCAGGCAACAGGCATCCGCCATTATCGCTGCGCGTACCCAGATTGTGCGCGGTGCGGTCGGCATGGTGAGGATGGCGCTCGAACAACTCAGCGAGGAAAAGATTGTCGATCTGGATGAGGAACGCAAAGCCGCGATGGTCAGCAATCTGCTGATCGTACTTTGCGGTGAGGAAAACGCGCAGCCCGTGCTCAATACCGGTTCGCTATATACCTGA
- a CDS encoding 3-keto-5-aminohexanoate cleavage protein translates to MIISAPNGARRTTADHPALPVTPGQLADTAAELVEQQVSVLHLHVRDQNQQHTLDVDSYRAAISAIRSRVGARLIIQVTTEAVGLYTPDQQMDVIKALRPEAVSLSLSELCPDEAAQESAANFFHWLVQENIWPQFILYSPGDLLRFDELRKNGVLAKDHPFCLFVLGHYADQTAGDTSDLDAFMATVDCTVFPWAVCCFGGKENEVMVAATGRGGHVRIGFENNLCLTDGREAKNNGELIVQYTRSSKDSNRKPASADEVREAFGLS, encoded by the coding sequence ATGATTATCTCAGCGCCCAATGGTGCGCGGCGAACCACGGCCGATCATCCCGCGCTCCCGGTGACGCCAGGGCAACTCGCAGACACTGCCGCCGAGCTGGTGGAACAGCAGGTATCGGTATTGCACCTGCATGTCCGTGACCAGAATCAACAACACACACTGGATGTCGATTCATACCGGGCGGCGATTTCAGCGATACGCTCGCGAGTTGGAGCACGGTTGATCATCCAAGTTACAACCGAGGCAGTCGGCCTGTACACACCCGATCAACAGATGGATGTTATCAAGGCGCTACGCCCGGAAGCGGTGTCGCTTAGCCTGAGCGAGCTCTGCCCCGACGAAGCTGCGCAGGAATCGGCAGCAAATTTCTTTCACTGGCTGGTGCAGGAAAATATCTGGCCGCAGTTCATTTTGTATTCTCCCGGCGACCTGCTTCGATTCGATGAACTGAGAAAAAATGGAGTCTTAGCAAAGGACCATCCTTTTTGCCTTTTTGTACTCGGCCATTATGCGGACCAGACGGCAGGCGACACGTCCGACCTGGACGCATTCATGGCGACGGTCGATTGCACGGTGTTCCCGTGGGCGGTCTGCTGTTTTGGCGGCAAGGAAAACGAAGTGATGGTTGCCGCGACCGGCCGGGGTGGGCATGTCAGGATTGGTTTTGAGAATAATCTCTGCCTGACCGATGGTCGTGAAGCAAAGAATAACGGCGAACTAATCGTCCAGTACACAAGATCGAGCAAAGATTCGAATAGAAAACCGGCATCAGCCGACGAGGTCAGAGAAGCTTTTGGTCTGAGCTAG
- a CDS encoding alpha/beta hydrolase: protein MKNAGATTLFLLISSSVSAGDCVILLHGLTRSSASMQQLQTALEDQKFTVANIDYPSREHSIEALAKTAVANGIDQCREKSADSIHFVTHSLGGILVRQYFQTNDLDQLGRVVMLGPPNAGSEAVDKLKDLPGFELLNGPAGQQLGTEETALPAQLGPVDFELGIIAGSRSINLILSSLIPGEDDGKVSVENTKVEGMTGFVTMAVTHPFMMSNSSVIKQTIHFLSYGKFSATTGNDPLASTE from the coding sequence ATGAAGAATGCAGGCGCAACGACACTGTTTTTATTGATATCCAGTTCCGTTTCGGCAGGCGACTGCGTCATTTTGCTTCACGGATTGACCAGATCATCCGCCTCAATGCAGCAACTCCAGACGGCGCTGGAGGATCAGAAATTCACCGTGGCGAATATCGATTACCCCTCTCGCGAACATTCGATCGAAGCGCTTGCTAAAACCGCTGTTGCCAACGGGATCGATCAATGCCGGGAAAAGTCTGCCGATTCTATCCATTTCGTTACCCATTCGCTGGGTGGGATCCTGGTTCGCCAGTATTTTCAAACCAACGATCTGGATCAATTGGGCCGCGTCGTCATGCTCGGACCACCGAATGCCGGCAGCGAGGCCGTCGACAAACTGAAGGACCTGCCGGGCTTTGAATTGCTCAATGGGCCTGCCGGACAACAGCTCGGCACTGAGGAAACGGCGTTGCCTGCGCAGTTGGGGCCGGTCGATTTCGAGCTGGGCATAATCGCAGGCTCCAGAAGCATCAACCTGATCCTGTCATCGCTGATTCCCGGGGAAGACGATGGCAAAGTCTCCGTGGAAAACACCAAGGTCGAAGGCATGACTGGATTTGTCACCATGGCGGTGACCCATCCTTTCATGATGAGTAACTCCAGCGTTATTAAGCAGACCATTCATTTTTTGTCGTATGGCAAATTTAGTGCAACAACCGGAAATGACCCCCTTGCGAGCACCGAGTAA
- a CDS encoding DUF2846 domain-containing protein yields MRILTLCCAAPLIATLSACAKLIVEYPVLYEVPQARDDAALVYFFKAGSYYNRARNYHVYMNGSFLGAVKEGSFFFAHIEPGVHNFSCLELEVEAGQTYYVENTLHQPPGFYMGNKPVSRLRKLVEPRFSWVSTARAADTIPNLTYTIVRHDRKPGGKTGFYCESIDRPESYPKILVSPQHIN; encoded by the coding sequence ATGCGAATACTGACTCTTTGTTGTGCCGCGCCGCTTATCGCCACCCTTTCCGCGTGTGCAAAGTTGATCGTCGAATACCCGGTGCTGTACGAAGTACCACAAGCCAGGGACGATGCGGCACTGGTGTATTTCTTTAAAGCCGGCAGTTACTACAATCGCGCCAGAAATTACCACGTATACATGAACGGCAGTTTTTTGGGCGCCGTCAAAGAGGGTTCATTCTTTTTCGCTCATATCGAACCTGGAGTCCACAACTTCTCCTGCCTTGAACTGGAAGTTGAGGCCGGCCAGACATACTACGTGGAAAATACGCTGCATCAGCCACCAGGTTTTTACATGGGGAACAAACCGGTCAGCAGGCTACGCAAACTGGTCGAGCCAAGGTTTAGCTGGGTCTCAACGGCACGTGCTGCAGACACGATCCCAAACCTGACTTACACGATTGTCAGGCATGACAGAAAACCGGGAGGCAAAACCGGGTTTTACTGTGAATCAATTGATCGCCCTGAATCATATCCCAAAATATTGGTCTCTCCACAGCACATAAACTAA
- a CDS encoding aminopeptidase P family protein, whose translation MPISKREFLKISGLTAGIAGLSAAGLTACSSAPDADDSDGRGTGLESITGDVRPIGVGERLSRIAKAQMLMVDAGIDAILLEPGSAMLYFSGVNWRRSERLTAVIIPRRGEIAVVTPYFEEPSVRESMAFGDDIRTWHEHESPFALVAGILKDRGLNQGVIGLEDTVRYFVVKGVKKSVRSFAITSALPVTLGCRMYKSDNEIALMKKASEVTLTAFRHVYSRLEAGMTPTDVNAMMFDAQTALGGNNVRNMALFGEASAYPHGTDQPQEIKEGQIVLMDCGCTVEGYKSDISRTFVFGRPTKRQREVWQTVRKGQQIAFETATLGTPAGAVDDAVRAYYESLGYGPGYQTPGLSHRTGHGIGMDGHESVNFVHGETTPLMSGMCFSNEPGIYIYGEFGVRLEDCLYMTLRGPAWFTVPPDSLDDPIGRMG comes from the coding sequence ATGCCGATCAGTAAACGCGAATTCCTGAAGATCAGCGGCCTGACCGCGGGTATCGCTGGCCTGTCCGCTGCGGGTCTGACTGCCTGCAGCAGTGCACCAGATGCCGATGATAGCGATGGGCGCGGTACAGGACTGGAATCCATAACCGGCGATGTCCGGCCGATTGGTGTCGGCGAAAGACTATCGAGGATCGCCAAGGCACAGATGCTGATGGTCGATGCGGGGATCGATGCAATCTTGCTTGAACCGGGCTCCGCCATGCTTTATTTCAGTGGTGTCAACTGGCGGCGTAGCGAACGTCTGACCGCGGTGATCATTCCCAGGCGCGGGGAAATCGCGGTTGTCACCCCCTATTTTGAGGAGCCGAGTGTGCGCGAGTCGATGGCTTTTGGCGATGATATCCGGACCTGGCACGAACACGAAAGCCCGTTCGCCCTCGTCGCGGGCATACTCAAGGATCGGGGACTCAATCAAGGGGTGATCGGGCTCGAGGACACTGTGCGCTATTTTGTGGTCAAAGGGGTCAAAAAATCGGTGCGATCGTTCGCAATAACATCAGCGTTGCCGGTCACGCTGGGTTGTCGCATGTACAAATCTGATAATGAAATCGCGCTGATGAAAAAGGCCAGCGAGGTGACTTTGACGGCATTTCGACATGTGTATTCGAGACTGGAGGCGGGGATGACGCCGACCGATGTCAACGCGATGATGTTTGATGCGCAGACGGCGTTGGGCGGGAATAACGTAAGGAACATGGCCTTGTTTGGCGAGGCCAGCGCTTATCCGCATGGCACGGACCAGCCGCAGGAAATCAAAGAAGGGCAGATCGTGCTGATGGATTGCGGTTGTACGGTAGAAGGTTATAAATCGGATATCTCACGCACTTTTGTATTTGGCAGGCCAACAAAACGACAAAGGGAAGTCTGGCAAACCGTTCGCAAGGGGCAGCAAATTGCGTTCGAAACCGCGACTTTGGGTACACCCGCCGGCGCGGTCGATGATGCCGTCCGGGCATACTATGAATCGCTCGGTTACGGCCCGGGTTACCAGACGCCGGGTCTGAGTCATCGTACCGGTCACGGAATCGGCATGGATGGTCACGAAAGCGTCAACTTCGTGCACGGCGAAACCACGCCATTGATGTCCGGCATGTGTTTTTCCAATGAGCCGGGCATCTATATCTATGGCGAATTCGGTGTGCGCCTGGAGGACTGTCTGTACATGACTCTCCGGGGACCGGCATGGTTTACCGTGCCCCCGGACAGCCTCGATGATCCGATCGGCAGGATGGGGTAA
- a CDS encoding SRPBCC family protein translates to MSNKPEYIYETFIRTTPEKLWEGLTSAAFTRLYFHNTEISSDWEVGSPVVFKRANDGGTAVEGKILAADKPKLLSYTWRALYDEDMAAESHSRVTFEIEAMPGVCRLRIVHDDFDADSKTYEQVSQGWSAIICSLKSLLETGEPLPLAGNEEPPEQEKGAA, encoded by the coding sequence ATGAGCAACAAGCCCGAGTACATATATGAAACCTTCATCCGCACGACACCGGAAAAACTTTGGGAGGGGCTGACCAGCGCGGCATTTACCCGCCTTTATTTTCACAACACGGAAATCAGTTCCGATTGGGAGGTGGGTTCACCGGTTGTTTTCAAACGAGCCAATGACGGAGGTACCGCCGTCGAAGGCAAAATTCTCGCGGCAGACAAACCGAAGCTGCTGTCGTACACATGGAGAGCGTTGTATGACGAGGATATGGCGGCTGAATCCCATTCGCGCGTGACTTTCGAAATCGAAGCAATGCCGGGCGTGTGCCGCCTGCGCATCGTCCACGACGACTTCGACGCCGATAGCAAAACCTACGAGCAAGTCAGCCAGGGCTGGAGCGCAATTATCTGCAGTCTGAAATCGCTGCTGGAAACGGGTGAGCCCCTTCCACTGGCTGGGAACGAGGAACCGCCGGAACAGGAAAAAGGCGCGGCGTGA
- a CDS encoding helix-turn-helix transcriptional regulator, protein MDQIFKALANQSRREIMDKLFAHDGQTLNELCEIASFSRQAVSRHLQILEDAGLIVIHWSGREKLHYLNPAPVHEISERWLKKYARRRLTAISALKRKLEK, encoded by the coding sequence ATGGATCAGATATTCAAAGCACTGGCGAACCAAAGTCGCCGCGAAATTATGGATAAGCTTTTCGCACACGATGGCCAAACATTGAATGAGTTGTGCGAGATTGCGAGCTTCAGCCGGCAGGCGGTTTCCAGGCATCTGCAAATACTTGAAGACGCCGGCTTGATCGTCATCCATTGGTCCGGGCGGGAGAAACTTCATTACCTGAATCCTGCGCCGGTACATGAAATCAGCGAGCGCTGGCTGAAAAAATACGCACGCAGACGATTGACGGCCATATCCGCACTGAAACGAAAGCTGGAGAAATAA